One segment of bacterium DNA contains the following:
- a CDS encoding response regulator: MSATVLVVDDSATTRSLVASFLAGWEDIEVIEASSGFEALRVLPSRAVDVIVSDINMPDINGLELISFVRANPIYRHIPVVIISTESSAGDRKRGLELGAVDYVVKPFDAETLRGAVGVALARRRREAGP; encoded by the coding sequence ATGAGCGCCACGGTCCTGGTGGTCGACGACTCGGCGACGACCCGCTCGCTGGTCGCCTCGTTCCTCGCCGGCTGGGAGGACATCGAGGTGATCGAGGCCTCGAGCGGCTTCGAGGCGCTGCGGGTGCTGCCGTCGCGCGCGGTGGACGTCATCGTGAGCGACATCAACATGCCCGACATCAATGGGCTCGAGCTGATCTCCTTCGTACGCGCCAATCCGATCTACCGCCACATCCCCGTGGTCATCATCTCCACCGAGAGCAGCGCCGGGGACCGCAAGCGGGGGCTGGAGCTCGGCGCCGTCGACTACGTGGTGAAACCCTTCGACGCCGAGACGCTCCGCGGCGCTGTCGGCGTCGCGCTCGCGCGCCGCCGGCGGGAGGCAGGCCCGTGA
- a CDS encoding Hpt domain-containing protein, whose translation MSADERDRSSFGEFVIEAEELLEALADRLGELERAAEEGGARPDTVNDVFRSMHTLKGLSGMLGLSGIAELSHSLENLLDKVRLGKVPLHQGTVDALFAGVEALTKLVGSVGRNGTEEGIDTRTVTRRIGTILEEKPEGPQGPSALDGVDLDRRIVSTLTEYEEHRLLENVRTGNALYRVEARFSFETFDRELGELTERLKRIGEVISTLPSSDEASPGTISFDLVVGTAAGADKVAAALEGLPAQAHPVGRRGGGRRAGDAVAAAEPAPAPSPA comes from the coding sequence GTGAGCGCGGACGAGCGCGACCGCTCCTCGTTCGGCGAGTTCGTCATCGAGGCGGAGGAGCTGCTCGAGGCCCTCGCCGACCGGCTCGGCGAGCTCGAGCGCGCCGCCGAGGAGGGCGGGGCGCGGCCGGACACCGTCAACGACGTGTTCCGCTCGATGCACACGCTCAAGGGGCTTTCGGGGATGCTCGGGCTCTCGGGCATCGCCGAGCTCTCGCACAGCCTCGAGAACCTCCTCGACAAGGTGCGGCTCGGCAAGGTGCCGCTGCACCAGGGGACGGTGGACGCGCTCTTCGCCGGCGTGGAGGCGCTCACCAAGCTCGTGGGTTCCGTCGGTCGCAACGGCACGGAGGAGGGCATCGACACCCGGACGGTGACGCGGCGCATCGGGACGATCCTCGAGGAGAAGCCCGAGGGGCCGCAGGGGCCGTCGGCGCTCGACGGGGTGGACCTCGACCGGCGCATCGTCAGCACGCTCACCGAGTACGAGGAGCACCGCCTGCTCGAGAACGTCCGCACCGGCAACGCCCTGTACCGCGTCGAGGCGCGCTTCTCCTTCGAGACGTTCGACCGCGAGCTGGGCGAGCTGACCGAGCGGCTCAAGCGCATCGGCGAGGTCATCTCGACGCTGCCGAGCTCGGACGAGGCCTCGCCCGGCACGATCAGCTTCGATCTGGTCGTCGGGACCGCGGCCGGGGCCGACAAGGTGGCGGCGGCGCTCGAGGGTCTGCCGGCGCAGGCGCACCCCGTCGGCCGGCGCGGCGGGGGGCGCAGGGCGGGCGACGCCGTCGCCGCGGCCGAGCCGGCGCCCGCGCCGTCGCCGGC